A single Crateriforma conspicua DNA region contains:
- a CDS encoding universal stress protein, which produces MSESFSPIREILVPMDFSECSVSALNFAKRLASACDARLHLLYVDDDPILIQECTGQKFRDEHEDKMAMRFIEHLTAQERETFDVQLSVRLGTASHEIVNYAEERDIDMIVIGNVGRSMVSTVLLGSVTSHVIAGAKCPVTSVKVGQG; this is translated from the coding sequence ATGTCTGAATCCTTCTCACCGATCCGCGAAATTCTGGTCCCCATGGACTTCAGCGAATGCTCGGTGTCCGCGCTGAATTTTGCCAAGCGGTTGGCGTCTGCCTGCGACGCACGGTTGCACCTGCTGTATGTCGACGATGACCCGATCTTGATCCAAGAATGCACGGGCCAAAAGTTTCGTGACGAGCACGAAGACAAGATGGCGATGCGGTTCATCGAGCACCTGACCGCACAGGAACGCGAAACGTTTGACGTCCAATTGTCAGTGCGTCTGGGCACCGCCAGCCACGAAATCGTCAACTACGCCGAAGAACGCGACATCGACATGATCGTGATCGGTAACGTCGGACGATCGATGGTTTCCACCGTCTTGCTCGGCAGCGTGACCAGCCACGTCATCGCCGGTGCCAAATGCCCGGTCACGTCGGTCAAAGTCGGCCAAGGCTGA
- a CDS encoding heavy-metal-associated domain-containing protein — MRPVLYAVAAVAALGIMIAVANMPPQQEATETAVEAKPAVMTDSGTLTVAVPGMHCEFNCYPKVKKALESVDGVKTVELDAQKEEGILDNRQVVVSYEPGFDVTAAISRLDESGYKDSSVVQ, encoded by the coding sequence ATGCGTCCCGTTCTGTACGCTGTCGCCGCCGTCGCCGCCCTGGGCATCATGATTGCGGTCGCCAACATGCCGCCGCAACAAGAGGCCACCGAGACGGCCGTGGAAGCCAAGCCGGCCGTGATGACCGATTCGGGCACCCTGACCGTTGCCGTCCCCGGCATGCACTGTGAATTCAATTGCTATCCCAAAGTCAAAAAGGCTTTGGAGTCCGTCGACGGTGTGAAGACGGTCGAATTGGATGCACAAAAAGAGGAAGGCATCTTGGACAACCGCCAGGTCGTCGTCAGCTATGAACCCGGTTTCGACGTCACCGCGGCGATCAGCCGATTGGACGAATCCGGTTACAAAGATTCGTCGGTGGTCCAGTAA
- the aldA gene encoding aldehyde dehydrogenase has protein sequence MSQSMHETRDGVDHYRMLINGEFVDSTSGDVIQVENPTNEDAVYSVPNGNAEDATSALQAAQAAFPAWAAMPAVQRGEILARFASLIRDNRERLAKILVTEMGKTYQLALGEVDVSADFINFPAQAARRIEGDILPSDLPNEHIMIHKVPYGVTVGIAAWNFPLALACRKIGPALTTGNVMVVKPPSVTPVAVLALGELAIQAGIPKGVLNLVTGGGSTMGEELVTNKITRLVTMTGSTATGQQIFRKASDRLTAVRLELGGKAPFILLADGDVDQAVEAAVVSRHLNSGQVCTCPERFYIHEAVYDEFLEKYVAAVGKLTIGDPMKDDTDIGPKVNAYETDQLEKVVQQAVADGAKLAIGGKRPDGDFFQKGHWYEPTVLTECDNSMAVMRDEVFGVVSPIMKIQSYEQALELANDSEYGLAAFLFTHDMRLIQRAVLELEFGEIYVNRPMGEQRQGFHNGHKLSGTGGEDGKYGMENYLEKKTMYVNFSN, from the coding sequence ATGTCCCAATCGATGCACGAAACTCGTGATGGCGTTGACCACTATCGCATGCTGATCAACGGTGAATTCGTTGATTCGACCAGCGGTGACGTCATCCAAGTGGAAAACCCGACCAACGAAGATGCCGTCTACAGCGTTCCCAATGGAAACGCCGAAGACGCAACCTCGGCCTTGCAAGCCGCGCAAGCCGCCTTCCCCGCCTGGGCCGCCATGCCCGCCGTCCAGCGTGGTGAAATTCTGGCAAGATTTGCTTCGCTGATCCGTGACAATCGCGAGCGTTTGGCCAAAATCTTGGTCACCGAAATGGGCAAGACTTATCAGTTGGCCTTGGGGGAAGTCGACGTGTCGGCCGACTTCATTAACTTCCCCGCCCAAGCCGCCCGGCGAATCGAAGGCGACATCTTGCCCTCGGACCTGCCCAACGAACACATCATGATCCATAAGGTTCCTTATGGTGTGACCGTTGGTATCGCGGCATGGAATTTCCCACTGGCGCTCGCGTGCCGAAAGATCGGCCCCGCTCTGACCACCGGGAACGTGATGGTTGTCAAACCACCGTCGGTCACCCCGGTGGCCGTGTTGGCCTTGGGCGAACTGGCCATTCAAGCCGGAATTCCCAAGGGAGTTTTGAATCTGGTCACCGGCGGCGGATCGACCATGGGCGAAGAACTGGTCACCAACAAGATCACGCGTTTGGTCACCATGACGGGGTCCACCGCAACGGGCCAACAGATCTTCCGCAAAGCGTCCGACCGTCTGACCGCCGTCCGACTCGAACTCGGCGGCAAAGCGCCGTTCATCTTGTTGGCCGATGGCGATGTCGATCAGGCCGTCGAAGCCGCCGTCGTCTCGCGTCACTTAAACAGCGGCCAAGTCTGTACCTGTCCGGAACGCTTTTATATCCACGAAGCAGTCTATGACGAATTTTTGGAAAAATACGTCGCCGCTGTCGGAAAACTGACGATCGGCGATCCAATGAAAGACGACACCGATATCGGCCCCAAGGTCAACGCGTATGAAACGGACCAATTGGAAAAAGTGGTCCAACAAGCGGTCGCCGACGGTGCCAAACTCGCAATCGGCGGAAAACGTCCCGACGGTGACTTTTTCCAGAAAGGCCATTGGTATGAACCAACCGTGCTGACCGAATGTGACAATTCGATGGCAGTGATGCGTGACGAAGTGTTCGGTGTCGTCAGCCCGATCATGAAAATCCAAAGCTATGAGCAAGCCTTGGAATTGGCCAACGATAGCGAGTATGGATTGGCCGCATTCTTATTCACTCACGACATGCGTCTGATCCAGCGTGCCGTGTTGGAATTGGAATTCGGCGAAATCTACGTCAACCGTCCCATGGGCGAACAACGTCAAGGCTTCCACAACGGTCACAAACTCAGTGGCACCGGTGGCGAAGACGGAAAGTACGGGATGGAAAACTATCTCGAAAAGAAAACCATGTATGTCAATTTTTCCAACTAG
- a CDS encoding aldose epimerase family protein, translated as MKYTIGKGSSIEVDVVPLGAIITAIRVPDASGAMADVVLGFNDLSDYTDAVDHPYFGAVVGRYGNRIAKGEFQLNGQTYRLACNNGPNHLHGGDVGFDRKEWTVVSSDDNQMVLQLESPDGDEGYPGNLIVTVTYKVSAPGDFEVLYEATTDQATPVNLTQHTYFNLGGEGSGDILDHELKLSAQQFVPVDPTLIPSGQLADVADTPFDFRQAKPIGRDILSSHPQLKIGQGFDHNFIISKDPSDQQSISLAASVKHPTSGRTLEVWTDQPGVQFYSGNFLDGRLTGKSGSAYTKNSGFCLETQHYPDSPNQIGFPSTILYPDSQYKTKTIFRFGF; from the coding sequence ATGAAATACACGATCGGCAAAGGTTCATCGATCGAAGTGGATGTCGTTCCCTTGGGCGCAATCATCACCGCAATTCGCGTTCCCGATGCGTCGGGCGCGATGGCGGACGTCGTGCTTGGATTCAATGACTTGTCGGATTACACCGACGCGGTGGACCATCCCTATTTCGGCGCGGTAGTTGGGCGGTACGGCAATCGTATCGCCAAAGGCGAATTCCAATTGAACGGTCAAACCTATCGTTTGGCCTGTAACAACGGTCCCAACCATCTGCACGGCGGTGACGTCGGATTTGACCGAAAAGAATGGACCGTCGTTTCATCGGACGACAATCAAATGGTCTTGCAGTTGGAATCACCCGACGGCGACGAAGGCTATCCTGGCAATTTGATCGTGACCGTCACCTACAAGGTTTCCGCACCGGGCGATTTTGAAGTTCTGTACGAAGCCACCACGGATCAAGCCACCCCGGTCAATTTGACGCAGCACACGTACTTCAATCTTGGTGGTGAAGGTAGCGGCGACATTTTGGATCACGAACTAAAGCTGAGTGCGCAACAATTCGTACCCGTCGATCCGACGCTGATTCCATCCGGCCAACTTGCCGATGTCGCCGATACGCCATTCGACTTTCGGCAAGCCAAACCCATCGGCCGCGACATTCTGTCTTCGCATCCGCAGTTAAAGATCGGCCAAGGCTTCGACCACAACTTCATCATCTCGAAAGATCCCTCGGATCAGCAATCGATTTCCTTGGCGGCAAGCGTCAAACACCCCACCAGCGGTCGCACCTTGGAAGTCTGGACCGACCAACCGGGCGTTCAGTTTTACTCGGGCAACTTCTTGGATGGACGGCTGACAGGCAAATCGGGATCGGCCTACACAAAAAACTCTGGGTTCTGTTTGGAAACCCAGCACTACCCTGATTCGCCGAACCAAATTGGCTTTCCGTCAACGATTCTTTACCCGGATAGCCAATATAAAACCAAAACAATCTTTCGTTTCGGTTTTTAG
- a CDS encoding SDR family NAD(P)-dependent oxidoreductase, which translates to MLDTFDLSGKTALVTGCKRGIGKAMAVGLAEAGADVIGVSASLESSGSAVEQEIQATGRKFSAYQCDFSDRKAVHAFIEKAKADHPKIDILINNAGTILRKPAAEHPDEYWDKVIEVNLNAQFILSREFGREMVERGEGKIIFTASLLTFQGGITVPGYAASKGGIGQLTMALANEWAGKGVNVNAIAPGYIATDNTQALREDAVRSEQILTRIPAGRWGEPDDFKGPAVFLASDAARYVHGAVLLVDGGWMGR; encoded by the coding sequence ATTTTGGATACCTTTGATCTGTCCGGAAAAACCGCTTTGGTGACCGGATGCAAACGTGGCATCGGAAAAGCGATGGCCGTGGGACTGGCCGAAGCCGGTGCCGACGTGATCGGCGTTTCCGCTTCGTTGGAATCTTCCGGCAGTGCCGTCGAACAGGAAATTCAAGCGACGGGACGCAAATTCAGCGCCTATCAATGTGACTTTTCTGATCGCAAAGCCGTCCATGCGTTTATCGAAAAGGCCAAGGCCGATCATCCGAAGATCGACATCCTGATCAATAACGCGGGCACCATCTTGCGCAAACCGGCCGCCGAACACCCCGATGAATATTGGGACAAGGTGATCGAAGTCAACTTGAACGCCCAATTCATTTTGTCGCGTGAATTCGGTCGCGAAATGGTCGAACGTGGCGAAGGCAAAATCATCTTCACCGCATCCCTGTTGACCTTCCAGGGCGGCATCACGGTCCCAGGTTACGCGGCCAGCAAAGGCGGCATCGGACAACTGACCATGGCCCTGGCCAACGAATGGGCCGGCAAGGGTGTCAACGTCAACGCGATCGCGCCGGGCTACATTGCCACCGACAACACGCAGGCCCTTCGCGAAGACGCGGTCCGCAGCGAACAAATCTTGACGCGAATCCCCGCCGGACGTTGGGGCGAACCCGACGACTTTAAAGGCCCGGCCGTCTTCCTGGCTTCCGACGCCGCACGCTACGTCCACGGCGCAGTGCTGTTGGTCGACGGTGGCTGGATGGGGCGCTAA
- a CDS encoding L-rhamnose/proton symporter RhaT, translated as MVEGIIWALFAGLMLGLYALPAKFTKGFKEENTWGLFFMLTMFVVPILATFLIMKGVGNIYGAEDVQAVLPKMVVTSVLWGIGVMMWGKAIHHIGVSLGFSIFIGTVILVGSLMPFLVEGLPESKVFLTIMVGLLFVLAGIFANGKAGITREADEAAAKSELPEDEDSDSESADKKSMAAGILIAIVGGLLATGFSFANAVGRPPLHAASQAQGNPEWVTALAVMFPIFLSGGVIMAGYFAWQLTQKKAWGDFAAPSLAKNFVLIFVMAVFHYAASAVFAYAAFKLGAVGNTVGYAIFNTACVVTAIVSGIVTGEWKLASSKAKNLLYAGLTCMVIGILIISLGNKFATEEPAADEVVASERLSVESTS; from the coding sequence ATGGTCGAAGGAATCATTTGGGCTCTCTTTGCAGGCTTGATGCTGGGCCTGTATGCCCTGCCCGCCAAATTCACCAAAGGCTTCAAGGAAGAAAACACTTGGGGCCTGTTCTTCATGCTGACGATGTTCGTCGTCCCCATCCTGGCGACTTTTCTGATCATGAAAGGCGTCGGAAACATCTATGGTGCCGAAGACGTCCAAGCCGTTTTACCCAAGATGGTTGTGACCAGTGTCCTGTGGGGAATCGGCGTGATGATGTGGGGCAAAGCGATTCACCACATCGGTGTCTCGCTAGGGTTTTCCATCTTCATCGGCACCGTGATCTTGGTCGGATCACTGATGCCTTTCTTGGTCGAAGGTTTGCCGGAATCCAAAGTGTTCCTGACCATCATGGTCGGGTTGCTGTTCGTTCTGGCCGGCATCTTTGCCAACGGCAAAGCGGGCATCACCCGCGAAGCCGACGAAGCGGCGGCGAAATCAGAGTTACCCGAAGACGAAGACAGCGACAGCGAATCGGCTGACAAAAAATCGATGGCCGCCGGCATCCTGATCGCAATCGTCGGCGGGCTGCTGGCCACCGGATTTAGTTTCGCCAATGCAGTCGGACGACCGCCGCTGCACGCCGCCAGCCAGGCACAGGGCAACCCCGAATGGGTCACCGCGCTGGCCGTGATGTTTCCGATCTTTTTAAGCGGCGGGGTGATCATGGCGGGCTACTTTGCTTGGCAACTGACGCAAAAGAAAGCTTGGGGTGATTTTGCCGCGCCGTCGCTGGCCAAGAACTTTGTGCTGATCTTTGTCATGGCCGTTTTCCATTACGCGGCATCCGCCGTGTTCGCCTACGCGGCATTCAAGTTGGGCGCCGTTGGTAATACGGTCGGCTATGCCATCTTCAACACCGCCTGTGTCGTGACGGCCATCGTCAGCGGGATCGTGACGGGCGAATGGAAACTGGCTTCGTCGAAAGCCAAGAACTTGCTGTACGCCGGACTGACCTGCATGGTCATCGGCATCCTGATCATTTCGCTCGGCAACAAGTTCGCGACCGAAGAACCGGCCGCCGACGAAGTCGTTGCCAGTGAACGGTTGTCGGTCGAATCCACTTCCTGA
- a CDS encoding GntR family transcriptional regulator, translating to MGSLPRTIREQVTNEIRDQLVTGQFPAGTTLRETDLAERFGVSRGPIRDAFLQLSNEGFLTYQANRGVTVRHPPDPEDRELITSLRKQLETHVIQKGLGDLTDAQITKIKDALDHLQSACEQGDVARIARRDIQFHEAFLTACGGEDLLPAWRHLCSRMLLTYTRLTDYMKVFHEHVVIFDALQDRKKAAAITAIKANIR from the coding sequence ATGGGCTCGCTTCCACGCACCATCCGCGAACAAGTCACCAACGAAATTCGCGATCAATTGGTCACGGGCCAGTTCCCCGCCGGCACCACGCTTCGCGAAACCGATCTGGCCGAACGCTTCGGCGTCAGCCGCGGTCCGATTCGCGATGCCTTTCTGCAATTGTCCAACGAAGGTTTTTTGACCTACCAGGCCAACCGCGGCGTCACCGTTCGGCACCCGCCGGATCCCGAGGACCGCGAATTGATCACGTCGCTTCGCAAGCAATTGGAAACGCACGTGATTCAAAAGGGTCTGGGCGATTTGACCGACGCCCAAATCACAAAGATCAAAGACGCCTTGGATCACTTGCAGTCGGCCTGTGAACAGGGTGACGTCGCCCGCATCGCGCGTCGCGATATCCAGTTCCATGAAGCCTTTTTGACCGCCTGCGGTGGCGAAGACCTTTTGCCCGCTTGGCGTCACCTGTGCTCGCGCATGTTGCTGACCTACACGCGTTTGACGGACTACATGAAAGTCTTTCACGAACACGTCGTGATTTTCGATGCACTTCAGGATCGCAAGAAAGCGGCGGCAATCACGGCCATCAAAGCCAACATCCGTTGA
- a CDS encoding BBP7 family outer membrane beta-barrel protein has translation MRSPAAACLIWCCLNSMLAAQTGYGPVAPAYSPSAFTTTAQLDPYAMVVPTDYIASPMGAFPDGITDGMLVPMANDLTGRFSDRLWFSAEYLYWRPEGMHTPALATTSSTGTPQNEAGILGFPNTTVLFGGRKINDDTQGGFRLRGGMWWTPAANLGIQWEYFDLAEQGDGFARSASGTTILARPFFDTTNDRETAQLIAFPNLVEGQLRIATHSKLRSFSLSARGGICPRCDGLCACGPSDRMDWIVGYRCLKLNDAIRFEENLNSLVTATPGTIALNESFESSNKFDGIQLGFVRRVHYRNVWGETLMRVSVGRNEQTVQISGTSDLTEFGVTESFTGGLLAQRSNIGTHSRDEFVMIPELGFTLGFRVTDWLDATLGYTVLYFPNVVRAGDHIDTDVNPNLIPEETVPLTGSLRPQFYFNETDYFAHGLSIGGEIRF, from the coding sequence ATGCGAAGCCCCGCCGCCGCATGTCTGATTTGGTGCTGCCTGAATTCGATGCTGGCGGCCCAGACCGGGTACGGCCCGGTCGCGCCGGCGTATTCGCCGAGTGCTTTTACGACGACGGCCCAGCTGGACCCCTATGCGATGGTCGTCCCGACAGACTACATCGCATCGCCGATGGGTGCCTTTCCCGACGGGATCACCGACGGAATGTTGGTCCCCATGGCTAACGACCTGACCGGACGCTTTTCCGATCGGCTGTGGTTCAGCGCGGAATACCTGTATTGGCGTCCCGAAGGCATGCACACCCCCGCCCTGGCGACCACCAGCAGCACCGGGACACCGCAAAACGAAGCCGGCATTCTGGGCTTTCCCAACACGACCGTTCTGTTCGGCGGACGCAAGATCAACGACGACACCCAAGGCGGCTTTCGTTTGCGAGGCGGCATGTGGTGGACTCCGGCGGCCAACCTGGGAATCCAGTGGGAATACTTTGACTTGGCCGAACAAGGCGACGGCTTCGCGCGGTCCGCCAGCGGAACGACCATCCTGGCCCGCCCGTTTTTTGACACCACCAATGACCGCGAAACCGCCCAACTGATCGCCTTTCCCAATCTGGTCGAAGGACAACTGCGAATCGCCACCCACAGCAAGCTGCGCTCGTTTTCGCTCAGCGCCCGTGGCGGAATCTGTCCCCGGTGCGACGGTTTGTGCGCTTGCGGCCCCAGCGATCGGATGGACTGGATCGTCGGATATCGGTGCTTGAAGCTGAATGATGCGATTCGCTTCGAAGAAAATCTGAATTCTCTGGTCACCGCAACGCCGGGAACCATCGCGCTGAACGAATCGTTCGAATCCAGCAACAAGTTTGACGGGATTCAATTGGGATTCGTCCGGCGTGTCCATTACCGCAACGTTTGGGGCGAAACTCTGATGCGTGTCTCGGTGGGCCGCAACGAACAAACGGTCCAAATTTCGGGAACCAGTGATTTGACGGAATTCGGGGTCACCGAAAGCTTCACCGGCGGCTTGCTGGCCCAGCGCAGCAACATCGGCACGCACAGCCGCGATGAATTCGTGATGATCCCCGAACTGGGATTCACGCTGGGGTTCCGAGTGACCGATTGGTTGGATGCCACCCTGGGATACACGGTGCTGTATTTCCCAAATGTCGTTCGCGCCGGCGACCACATCGATACCGACGTGAATCCGAACTTGATCCCCGAAGAAACCGTACCACTGACAGGTTCGCTGCGGCCCCAGTTCTACTTCAACGAGACGGACTATTTCGCACACGGGCTAAGCATCGGTGGCGAAATTCGGTTCTAA
- a CDS encoding zinc-dependent alcohol dehydrogenase: protein MKSAQYVGNRSIDIGDSQSIAPGPGEARLEVAYCGICGTDIHIFHGAMDQRVQMPQIIGHEVSATVAEVGPDVSDVQVGQRVAVRPLKFGQPASFDKGHAHVGKNLKFIGIDMPGGMQSSWTVPAYTLHTLPDSLSMQHGAMIEPAAVACHDARLGEVKAGETCVVIGGGPIGLLIALVAMDKGAKVILSEVNESRLALAKSLGMEAVNPMQQDLVAEVSKLTDGGMADCVFEVSGSAPGVEVMTELPNVRGRIVMVAIHPQPKPVNLFKFFWSEIRMIGARLYEEQDFDEAIRLADADKLHLDKLITEVVPIEKTQQTFEAIDANPDGIKYLIQCNA, encoded by the coding sequence ATGAAGTCCGCCCAGTATGTCGGCAATCGCAGCATCGACATCGGTGACAGTCAAAGCATTGCCCCCGGCCCCGGCGAAGCCCGCTTGGAAGTCGCCTATTGTGGAATTTGTGGCACCGACATTCACATCTTTCACGGTGCGATGGACCAGCGTGTGCAGATGCCTCAGATTATCGGCCACGAGGTGTCCGCGACGGTCGCCGAAGTCGGCCCTGACGTGTCCGATGTCCAGGTCGGACAGCGTGTTGCCGTTCGGCCGCTGAAATTTGGCCAACCGGCATCCTTCGACAAAGGACATGCGCACGTCGGCAAGAACTTGAAGTTCATCGGCATCGACATGCCCGGCGGAATGCAGTCGTCTTGGACCGTCCCCGCCTACACTCTGCACACCCTGCCCGATTCGCTGTCGATGCAACACGGCGCCATGATCGAACCGGCCGCGGTCGCCTGTCACGATGCTCGGCTGGGCGAAGTGAAAGCCGGCGAAACTTGCGTCGTCATCGGCGGAGGTCCGATCGGACTGTTGATCGCGTTGGTCGCCATGGACAAAGGCGCCAAAGTCATCTTGTCCGAAGTCAATGAATCACGCTTGGCCCTGGCCAAGTCGCTGGGTATGGAAGCGGTCAACCCGATGCAGCAAGATCTGGTCGCCGAGGTCAGCAAGCTGACCGATGGCGGCATGGCCGATTGTGTCTTTGAAGTTTCCGGATCGGCCCCCGGCGTGGAAGTCATGACGGAACTGCCAAACGTCCGCGGACGCATCGTCATGGTTGCGATTCACCCGCAACCCAAGCCGGTCAACCTGTTCAAATTCTTCTGGTCCGAAATCCGCATGATCGGCGCACGCCTGTACGAAGAACAAGACTTCGACGAAGCGATCCGCTTGGCCGACGCGGACAAACTGCACCTGGACAAACTGATCACCGAAGTCGTGCCGATCGAAAAGACCCAGCAGACCTTCGAAGCCATCGATGCCAACCCCGACGGCATCAAGTACCTCATTCAATGCAACGCCTAG
- a CDS encoding mandelate racemase/muconate lactonizing enzyme family protein, protein MKIQKVETELYHVPLSRAMVDAIHGVQKEFSLIVAKITTDDGATGMGYTYSVGQVGGTSIATLIHDNLVPLLIGEDPRRIEHLWEKMWWALHYVGRSGIAVFALSAVDTALWDLKARLADEPLWRFLGGHDNKAEAYGGGIDFELSIDELLKQTQGFLDAGLNAIKIKIGRDSIAQECERIHAMRDFLGPDRKLMVDVNMKWSVEKAIRAARAFEPYDLYWIEEPTIPDDVEGNRRIQVEGGIPVATGENLHSIYEFRQMIADGGVSFPDADISNLGGITALMKVAHIAEAHNRNLTTHGIQEMHVSCLAAIPNASLLEIHAFRVDDFLVHPLEIKDGYAYASDRPGHGVVIDWDKIAKHKIAFKSAQG, encoded by the coding sequence GTGAAAATTCAAAAAGTCGAAACCGAACTCTATCACGTCCCGCTGTCCCGCGCGATGGTCGATGCCATCCACGGCGTCCAGAAAGAATTCTCGCTGATCGTTGCCAAAATCACGACCGACGATGGCGCGACCGGTATGGGATACACCTACAGCGTCGGGCAAGTCGGCGGTACATCGATCGCCACCCTGATCCACGACAACTTGGTTCCACTGTTGATCGGCGAAGACCCGCGTCGGATCGAACACCTGTGGGAAAAGATGTGGTGGGCGCTTCACTACGTCGGACGCAGCGGCATCGCCGTCTTTGCACTTTCCGCGGTGGACACGGCACTTTGGGATTTGAAGGCCCGTTTGGCCGACGAACCGCTGTGGCGTTTCCTCGGCGGCCATGACAATAAGGCCGAAGCGTACGGCGGTGGCATCGATTTTGAACTGTCGATCGACGAACTGCTGAAGCAAACGCAAGGCTTCTTGGATGCCGGCCTGAACGCGATCAAAATCAAGATCGGCCGTGATTCCATTGCACAAGAATGCGAACGCATCCATGCAATGCGCGACTTCCTCGGTCCCGACCGAAAGCTGATGGTCGATGTAAATATGAAGTGGAGCGTTGAAAAGGCCATCCGCGCCGCTCGCGCTTTTGAACCCTACGATCTTTACTGGATCGAAGAACCCACCATCCCCGATGACGTCGAAGGCAACCGTCGCATCCAAGTCGAAGGCGGCATTCCCGTTGCCACCGGCGAAAACCTGCATTCGATCTACGAGTTTCGCCAAATGATCGCCGATGGCGGCGTGTCGTTCCCGGATGCCGACATTTCCAATCTGGGCGGGATCACCGCCTTGATGAAGGTCGCTCACATCGCCGAAGCCCATAACCGCAACTTGACGACCCACGGCATTCAAGAAATGCACGTCAGCTGTTTGGCTGCGATTCCCAACGCATCTTTGTTGGAAATCCACGCCTTCCGCGTCGACGATTTCTTGGTTCACCCGCTGGAAATCAAAGACGGTTACGCCTACGCATCGGATCGCCCTGGACACGGCGTGGTGATCGATTGGGACAAGATCGCCAAACACAAGATCGCGTTTAAATCTGCGCAAGGCTGA
- a CDS encoding aldose epimerase family protein, with product MQLSKSPFGTFENQPVELWTLANDHGVTVKLMTYGGTVTSIRVPDGSGNIDDIVCGFDTLDGYFSEEYKTNSPYFGCLVGRYAARIKDGRFELDGKTYQLATNDGPNHLHGGVRGFDKRLWDVIDTTESTDEVSVTLQLISPDGEESYPGRLDTKVQYLLNNDNELRIHYLAETDQATPVSLTNHTYFNLNGFRDTVLDHVVQLDSPRYMVPDDTNVPVGDEADVAGTAADFNQPKRIGDAFDELPMGFEHFYVFPSHDGSLRTIASVNEPSTGRRLEVQSTEPGTLFYTGRYTSDALRRESGAAFGQFRAFCLETSKLPNGPNLPSAPKSVLQPGETYDETTVYKFGWSSNA from the coding sequence ATGCAACTTAGCAAGTCGCCCTTCGGTACCTTCGAAAACCAACCCGTCGAACTTTGGACACTGGCCAATGATCATGGTGTGACGGTCAAGCTGATGACTTATGGTGGAACCGTCACCTCCATTCGCGTACCCGACGGATCGGGCAACATCGACGATATCGTCTGTGGCTTTGACACGTTGGACGGTTACTTCAGCGAAGAATACAAAACCAATTCGCCCTATTTTGGTTGTCTGGTCGGACGCTATGCCGCCCGCATCAAAGACGGACGCTTTGAATTGGATGGCAAGACCTATCAATTGGCGACCAACGACGGCCCCAATCATTTGCACGGTGGCGTTCGCGGCTTTGATAAACGCCTTTGGGACGTCATCGATACAACCGAAAGCACTGATGAAGTTTCTGTCACGTTGCAGTTGATCAGTCCCGATGGCGAAGAAAGCTATCCGGGCCGCTTGGATACCAAAGTTCAGTATCTGTTGAACAACGACAATGAACTTCGGATCCACTATCTAGCCGAAACCGATCAGGCGACCCCGGTGTCATTGACCAATCACACCTATTTCAATCTGAACGGATTCCGCGATACCGTTTTGGATCATGTCGTGCAATTGGACAGCCCACGTTACATGGTTCCCGACGACACGAACGTTCCGGTCGGTGATGAAGCCGACGTGGCGGGAACCGCCGCCGACTTCAATCAACCCAAACGCATCGGCGACGCGTTCGATGAATTGCCGATGGGTTTTGAACACTTTTATGTGTTCCCGTCCCACGACGGATCGCTGCGAACGATCGCATCAGTGAACGAACCTTCGACCGGTCGACGCTTGGAAGTCCAATCCACCGAACCGGGCACACTTTTCTACACGGGCCGCTACACCTCCGACGCACTGCGGCGTGAAAGTGGTGCCGCGTTCGGCCAGTTTCGTGCCTTCTGCTTGGAAACATCCAAGCTACCCAACGGCCCAAATTTGCCGTCGGCTCCGAAGTCCGTTCTGCAGCCGGGCGAAACCTACGATGAAACCACCGTTTACAAATTCGGCTGGTCATCCAACGCCTAA